A window of Candidatus Kinetoplastibacterium crithidii (ex Angomonas deanei ATCC 30255) contains these coding sequences:
- a CDS encoding YebC/PmpR family DNA-binding transcriptional regulator — MAGHSKWANIQHRKNRQDERKSRLWTKIIREITVSAKNGGPDPDTNPQLRSSLEKASNANIPKENINRAIHKGSKESDTVKYEEIYYEGYGINGSAIIAYAMTDNRTKTASEVRHVFTKNNGNLGQDGSVSFLFKKYGRFIFPAGHNPEEIFETALNFNVEEIETLEDASIEVLCEIEYCTELYNLFKSKFNELKFSNDIIMKPLSLVHLNQEESIKMNKLLLDLENLEDIQSTYTNAILTS; from the coding sequence ATGGCAGGACATAGTAAATGGGCTAATATTCAACATCGAAAAAACCGACAAGATGAAAGGAAAAGCCGTTTATGGACTAAAATAATCAGAGAAATAACCGTATCTGCAAAAAATGGCGGACCAGATCCAGATACAAATCCACAATTAAGATCTTCCCTGGAAAAGGCATCTAATGCAAATATTCCAAAGGAAAATATAAATAGAGCAATTCATAAAGGATCAAAAGAGTCTGATACTGTAAAATATGAAGAAATTTATTATGAAGGATATGGAATTAATGGTTCTGCTATCATTGCTTACGCAATGACGGATAATAGGACTAAGACAGCGTCAGAAGTTCGTCATGTTTTTACAAAAAATAATGGTAATTTAGGACAAGACGGATCTGTGTCTTTCTTGTTCAAAAAATATGGACGATTTATTTTTCCAGCAGGACACAATCCAGAAGAAATATTTGAAACAGCATTAAACTTTAATGTAGAAGAAATAGAAACATTAGAAGATGCTTCTATAGAAGTATTGTGTGAAATAGAATATTGTACTGAGTTATATAACCTTTTTAAAAGTAAATTTAACGAACTAAAATTTAGTAATGATATAATAATGAAGCCTTTAAGCTTGGTTCATCTCAACCAAGAAGAATCAATAAAAATGAATAAATTGCTTTTAGATTTAGAAAATTTGGAGGATATACAATCTACATATACCAATGCCATCTTAACAAGTTAA
- the purD gene encoding phosphoribosylamine--glycine ligase: MKILIIGSGGREHALAWKIAQSSKTTQVYVAPGNGGTSNANNIKNIQIENIDELAKFAEENNIKMTIVGPEVPLAEGIVDKFMSKDLRIFGPTKSAARLESSKKFAKDFMSRHSIPTAKYATFTNIEEAISYLETEGAPIVIKADGLASGKGVVVAETLEEAKEAVIDMISKKNVNKLIIEEYLTGEEASFIVMSDGINIMPLATSQDHKRLKDGDQGPNTGGMGAYSPANIVTPDLHNRIMKEIIVPTIQGMAKDGIPYTGFLYAGVMISPGENPERPIKTLEFNCRMGDPETQPIMMRMKSDFVDVLEHALNGSLDKAEIIWDRRVALGVVLASYNYPESPRKNDIINGIPNDKEDCITFHAATKISSGKYKTDGGRVLCVTTLGDSVRIARETAYKVISNITFDGMQYRSDIGWRSLKSNSSNKSG; encoded by the coding sequence ATGAAAATATTAATAATTGGTTCTGGTGGTCGTGAACATGCTTTGGCATGGAAAATAGCTCAATCTTCAAAAACGACACAAGTATATGTAGCTCCTGGAAATGGAGGAACATCAAATGCAAATAATATAAAAAATATTCAAATCGAAAATATAGATGAATTAGCAAAATTCGCAGAAGAAAATAATATAAAAATGACCATTGTTGGCCCTGAAGTTCCTTTGGCAGAGGGTATCGTAGATAAGTTCATGAGTAAAGACTTACGAATATTTGGCCCAACAAAATCTGCTGCTAGACTAGAAAGCTCTAAAAAATTCGCTAAAGACTTTATGTCTCGCCACAGTATACCTACAGCTAAATATGCCACTTTTACTAACATAGAAGAGGCTATTTCCTACTTAGAAACAGAAGGAGCCCCTATTGTTATAAAAGCAGATGGATTAGCTTCTGGAAAAGGGGTTGTTGTGGCTGAAACCTTAGAAGAAGCTAAGGAAGCAGTAATTGATATGATTAGCAAAAAAAATGTTAATAAACTAATAATTGAAGAGTACTTAACTGGAGAAGAAGCATCCTTTATTGTAATGTCAGATGGTATAAACATCATGCCTTTAGCCACAAGTCAAGATCATAAAAGACTCAAGGATGGTGATCAAGGTCCTAATACTGGAGGCATGGGTGCTTATTCACCTGCCAACATAGTAACTCCAGATCTTCATAATAGAATTATGAAAGAAATTATCGTGCCTACTATTCAAGGAATGGCGAAAGATGGAATTCCATATACTGGATTTCTTTATGCTGGTGTAATGATATCTCCCGGAGAAAACCCTGAACGACCAATAAAAACATTAGAATTCAACTGTAGAATGGGAGATCCTGAAACACAACCAATTATGATGAGAATGAAAAGTGATTTTGTTGATGTCCTTGAACATGCTCTAAATGGCTCATTAGATAAAGCTGAGATTATATGGGATAGAAGAGTTGCATTAGGTGTTGTTCTTGCTTCTTATAATTACCCTGAATCTCCAAGAAAAAACGACATCATTAATGGGATACCTAATGATAAAGAAGATTGCATCACATTTCATGCTGCAACCAAAATTTCTTCTGGAAAATATAAAACTGATGGCGGACGTGTGTTATGCGTAACCACATTAGGAGATTCTGTTAGAATAGCTAGAGAAACTGCTTACAAAGTGATATCAAATATTACATTTGATGGTATGCAATACAGATCTGATATAGGATGGAGATCACTAAAATCTAACTCATCTAATAAATCTGGCTAA
- the hemF gene encoding oxygen-dependent coproporphyrinogen oxidase yields the protein MQIHRNFKTKEYFTSLQKNIVSSLEEIECQKFLYDPWNNDKGEGLSCLIENGKVFERAAVLFSNMKGDKLPPTASEKKPDLHDAKWEAMGVSLVIHPKNPYVPTTHMNVRLFMAKNHHGNDVFWFGGGMDLTPYYVFEEDAKHFHTICYQSLKPFGSNFYKNYKNWCDKYFFIKHRNEARGIGGIFFDDLNEPDFATSFNIVKSVGDNFVNAYLPIVKKRNNIEYSEKEREFQLYRRSRYVEFNLIYDRGTSFGLQSEGRTESILLSMPPTVKWQYNYNPSKETPEFLLNKYLHPREWL from the coding sequence ATGCAAATTCATAGAAATTTTAAAACAAAAGAATATTTCACTTCTTTACAAAAAAATATAGTGTCTTCTTTAGAAGAAATTGAATGTCAAAAATTTCTATATGATCCTTGGAATAATGACAAAGGAGAAGGATTATCTTGCTTAATAGAAAATGGAAAAGTCTTTGAAAGAGCAGCTGTTCTATTTAGCAATATGAAAGGAGATAAATTACCACCAACAGCAAGTGAAAAAAAACCTGATTTACATGATGCTAAATGGGAAGCAATGGGTGTTTCTCTTGTAATTCACCCTAAAAACCCTTATGTTCCAACAACCCATATGAATGTAAGGTTATTTATGGCAAAAAATCATCATGGCAATGATGTTTTTTGGTTTGGTGGAGGCATGGATCTAACTCCATATTATGTTTTTGAAGAAGATGCAAAACATTTTCATACAATTTGTTACCAGTCGCTCAAACCATTCGGAAGTAATTTTTATAAAAACTATAAGAATTGGTGTGATAAATATTTCTTCATAAAACATAGAAATGAAGCTAGAGGTATTGGAGGTATATTCTTTGATGATTTGAATGAGCCAGATTTCGCAACATCATTTAACATTGTAAAATCAGTTGGAGATAACTTTGTTAATGCATATTTACCAATAGTAAAAAAACGTAACAATATAGAATATAGTGAAAAAGAAAGAGAATTTCAATTATATAGAAGAAGCAGATATGTTGAATTCAATTTAATCTATGATAGAGGAACGTCATTTGGTTTGCAATCAGAAGGCAGAACTGAATCAATTTTATTATCAATGCCTCCAACAGTTAAATGGCAGTATAACTACAATCCATCTAAAGAAACCCCAGAATTTCTATTAAATAAATATCTTCATCCAAGAGAATGGTTATGA
- the nadD gene encoding nicotinate (nicotinamide) nucleotide adenylyltransferase has protein sequence MKKVGLLGGGFDPIHISHIDIANLALEALHLDEIHLIPTGISGQKQSFYASKIERLDMLRLAINDSKNNKIKINEIEIKKDEISYTIETIKKIPENNIYTLILGSDQLNNFSSWNKWQDILDIVNIAIAPRYNHPILIPEIVLEKLNQNKKSITIIPLKPSNISSTYIRKCIKTSINASNLLNHKVLKYIIENNLYK, from the coding sequence ATGAAAAAAGTAGGATTGTTAGGTGGAGGATTTGATCCTATACATATTTCCCATATTGATATAGCTAACCTTGCATTAGAGGCATTACATTTGGATGAAATACACCTAATTCCAACTGGAATATCTGGACAAAAACAATCTTTCTATGCATCAAAAATAGAAAGATTAGATATGCTTAGACTAGCTATAAATGATTCTAAAAATAACAAAATTAAGATAAATGAAATAGAAATAAAAAAAGATGAAATAAGCTATACCATAGAAACAATAAAAAAAATACCAGAAAATAATATTTATACTCTTATATTAGGATCTGACCAATTAAATAATTTTTCCAGTTGGAATAAATGGCAAGATATTTTAGACATAGTAAATATAGCTATAGCACCAAGATATAATCATCCAATACTAATACCAGAAATAGTATTAGAAAAGTTAAACCAAAACAAAAAAAGCATTACAATAATACCATTAAAACCAAGTAATATTTCTTCTACATATATAAGAAAATGCATAAAAACTTCTATCAATGCTAGTAATTTACTAAATCATAAAGTATTAAAATATATTATAGAAAATAATCTATATAAATAA
- the rsfS gene encoding ribosome silencing factor, with translation MNDEITKLENCVISLLNDFKAKDIKIINTSKSTALFDKIIIATATSNTHARAIALNTSKLQKTFKYKKIKGHIEGIDNGEWIVIDLNYIIVHIMQTSIRNFYNLEDYWNNITL, from the coding sequence ATGAACGACGAAATCACAAAATTAGAGAACTGCGTTATATCATTATTAAATGATTTTAAAGCTAAAGATATAAAAATTATCAACACATCAAAATCAACAGCATTGTTTGATAAGATCATAATAGCTACTGCTACTTCTAATACACATGCTAGAGCAATAGCGCTAAACACCTCTAAACTACAAAAAACCTTCAAATATAAAAAGATTAAAGGTCATATTGAAGGAATAGACAATGGAGAATGGATTGTTATTGATCTAAATTACATAATAGTTCACATAATGCAAACAAGCATAAGAAATTTCTACAATTTAGAAGATTATTGGAATAATATAACATTATAA
- the lgt gene encoding prolipoprotein diacylglyceryl transferase, translating into MIIEQPIYINPIALSIGNFHIYWYGIMYLIGLMLIYMVSLKNISRSEYTKITKKHLEEILYWGMMSAILGGRLGYAIFYKADYFYDHLLELFYIRNGGMSFHGGLIGVIIFMYYYTKNKKILFWEISDLIAQAVPLALSTGRIGNFINGELFGTPTSLPWGIIFLNAHDNIYRHPSQLYECVLEGPVLFIIIKIFLHKKRLLGQTSAIFLIFYGILRCIGEVWREPDYIITIYSSTYSMGQILSMLMIINGFILYYVLSKKNRIILFF; encoded by the coding sequence ATGATAATAGAACAGCCTATATATATAAACCCTATAGCCTTATCAATAGGAAATTTCCATATATATTGGTATGGCATTATGTACTTAATTGGATTAATGCTTATATATATGGTAAGTTTAAAAAATATTTCTAGATCAGAATACACCAAAATAACAAAAAAACACCTAGAAGAAATTCTATATTGGGGGATGATGTCAGCAATATTAGGAGGAAGATTAGGTTACGCAATCTTCTATAAAGCTGATTACTTCTATGACCATTTATTAGAACTTTTTTATATAAGGAATGGAGGCATGTCTTTCCATGGAGGCTTGATAGGTGTAATAATATTTATGTATTACTATACTAAAAATAAAAAAATATTATTCTGGGAAATATCTGACCTTATAGCCCAAGCTGTTCCTCTAGCGCTATCGACAGGGAGAATAGGAAATTTTATAAATGGCGAACTTTTCGGTACCCCAACCAGTCTTCCATGGGGGATTATATTTCTAAACGCACATGATAATATATACCGCCACCCTTCCCAACTATATGAGTGTGTATTAGAAGGTCCCGTATTATTTATAATAATAAAAATATTTCTGCATAAAAAAAGATTATTAGGACAAACTAGCGCAATATTCTTAATATTTTACGGCATATTAAGATGTATAGGAGAAGTTTGGAGAGAGCCTGACTATATTATTACCATTTACAGTAGTACCTATAGCATGGGGCAGATACTCTCCATGTTAATGATAATCAACGGCTTTATACTTTATTATGTACTAAGCAAAAAAAATAGGATTATTTTGTTTTTTTAA
- a CDS encoding cell division protein ZapA gives MEQLDTVVLGREYSFRCSKNEKDNLVEAVNYFNRLSSQIQDSAKNYTNERVAVMVALQIASELMSTKVLGSENSSESGFSMGEISKKIDSIVLKIESILKKQNNPIFFA, from the coding sequence ATGGAGCAGCTTGATACTGTTGTATTAGGTAGAGAATACTCTTTTAGGTGTTCAAAGAATGAGAAAGATAATCTTGTTGAGGCTGTAAATTATTTTAACAGATTGAGCTCTCAAATTCAGGATTCTGCGAAAAACTACACGAATGAAAGAGTGGCTGTAATGGTTGCTTTACAAATTGCTAGTGAGTTAATGAGCACGAAAGTTTTAGGGTCAGAAAATTCATCTGAATCAGGATTCTCAATGGGTGAGATAAGCAAAAAAATAGATTCTATTGTTCTTAAAATAGAATCTATTTTAAAAAAACAAAATAATCCTATTTTTTTTGCTTAG
- a CDS encoding RNA pyrophosphohydrolase — protein sequence MLDSEGYRSNVGIIIANCKNEIFWGKRIKENSWQLPQGGVKQGESLEEAMYRELHEEVGLRPEHVRIIGRTKEWLHYNVPMNFIRKECRGFYKGQKQIWFLLRLIGQDSDVCLYSTRHPEFDEWKWRDYWTTLDVAIDFKRKVYSQALKELSVILFPSRT from the coding sequence ATGTTAGATAGCGAGGGATATCGTTCTAATGTTGGAATCATTATTGCCAATTGTAAAAATGAAATTTTTTGGGGAAAAAGAATAAAAGAAAATTCATGGCAGTTGCCGCAAGGAGGTGTTAAACAAGGAGAATCTCTGGAGGAAGCTATGTATAGAGAGCTCCATGAAGAAGTAGGGTTGAGACCAGAACATGTTAGAATAATAGGAAGAACTAAAGAGTGGTTACATTACAACGTTCCTATGAATTTTATCCGTAAAGAATGTAGAGGATTCTATAAAGGGCAAAAACAAATATGGTTTCTCTTAAGGCTAATTGGGCAAGATAGCGATGTTTGTTTGTATTCTACAAGACATCCAGAGTTTGATGAATGGAAGTGGCGTGACTATTGGACTACATTGGATGTTGCTATAGACTTTAAGAGAAAAGTGTATAGCCAAGCTTTAAAAGAGTTATCTGTGATATTATTTCCGAGTAGGACGTAA
- a CDS encoding proline--tRNA ligase — translation MYTTKYHIHTAKETPSETEIISHQLMIKSGMIRKLAGGIYNIMPIGLRVLRKIEQIVREEMTNSGAIEILMPIVQPAELWQESRRIEEYGPELLRFKDRHNRNFVLQPTSEEVISDIARNEIYSYKQLPLTFYHIQTKFRDEVRPRFGMLRSREFIMKDAYSFDVDEENALKSYHVMFKTYSKIFRKMSLNFCAVSADTGSIGGTYSHEFHVLAETGEDTIAYDKNSDYAANLELAAAPCLLDKRLCAEKKITLIPTPETTTCEKLSEFLQIPITKTIKSIVLASESDNVINIFLLLIRGDHSLNEVKAKKILGIDNYRFATSNEIEEYFNCPPGYIGPINTAKPVCVVADTTVANMSDFVCGANQKNAHYIGVNWSINLKEPDIIADIRNVVEGDPLPNGNGYFSLQKGIEVGHIFFLGTKYSQDLRASFLNKSGEKEYLQMGCYGIGITRIMAAAIEQNNDALGIIWPKSIAPFEVVICPIGWKNDNVKNIAIQIYNMLKAHNIDVILDDRNTRPGIMFAEWDLIGIPCRINIGPKDLEHNLIEIKIRKSPNESIKIPIESASQELIKILNNL, via the coding sequence ATGTACACCACTAAATATCACATACACACAGCAAAAGAAACACCTTCAGAAACAGAAATTATCAGTCATCAGCTAATGATTAAATCTGGGATGATACGAAAATTAGCAGGAGGAATCTACAACATAATGCCCATAGGCCTAAGGGTTCTAAGAAAAATAGAACAAATTGTCAGAGAAGAGATGACGAATTCCGGGGCTATAGAAATACTTATGCCTATTGTACAACCTGCTGAACTATGGCAAGAATCTCGAAGAATAGAGGAATACGGTCCTGAATTGCTTAGATTTAAAGATAGACACAATAGAAATTTCGTCTTGCAGCCAACATCAGAAGAAGTTATATCAGACATAGCTAGGAATGAAATATACAGCTATAAGCAATTGCCATTAACCTTTTATCATATTCAAACTAAGTTTCGTGATGAAGTAAGACCAAGATTCGGCATGCTAAGAAGCAGAGAATTCATAATGAAAGATGCCTATTCTTTTGATGTCGATGAAGAAAATGCTTTAAAAAGCTATCATGTTATGTTCAAAACTTATTCAAAAATCTTTAGAAAAATGTCACTCAATTTCTGCGCTGTTTCAGCCGACACCGGATCTATAGGAGGAACATATAGCCATGAATTCCATGTCTTAGCAGAAACAGGAGAAGATACGATAGCCTATGATAAAAATTCAGATTACGCAGCCAACCTAGAGTTAGCAGCAGCTCCTTGCTTATTAGATAAAAGACTATGTGCAGAGAAAAAAATAACACTTATCCCAACTCCAGAAACAACAACCTGTGAAAAGTTATCAGAATTCTTACAAATACCAATTACTAAAACAATCAAATCAATTGTTCTAGCAAGTGAAAGTGATAACGTCATAAATATCTTCTTACTATTAATCAGAGGAGATCATTCTTTAAATGAAGTAAAGGCAAAAAAAATATTAGGAATAGATAACTATCGTTTTGCAACATCAAATGAAATAGAAGAATATTTCAATTGTCCTCCAGGATATATTGGACCTATCAATACAGCAAAACCAGTCTGTGTTGTAGCAGATACTACAGTTGCAAACATGAGTGATTTTGTTTGTGGAGCTAATCAAAAAAACGCCCACTACATTGGCGTCAATTGGTCAATAAATCTTAAAGAACCAGATATAATTGCGGACATAAGAAATGTTGTTGAGGGAGATCCTTTGCCTAATGGCAATGGCTATTTTTCTCTACAAAAAGGTATAGAGGTTGGTCATATATTTTTTCTAGGCACAAAATACTCGCAAGATTTAAGAGCTTCTTTTTTAAATAAATCTGGCGAAAAAGAATATTTGCAAATGGGGTGTTATGGAATAGGAATAACTAGAATAATGGCTGCTGCTATAGAGCAGAATAACGATGCCCTAGGAATAATATGGCCAAAATCTATAGCTCCATTTGAGGTTGTTATCTGTCCAATAGGATGGAAAAATGATAATGTAAAAAATATAGCAATACAAATATACAATATGCTTAAAGCACACAATATTGATGTTATTCTTGATGACAGAAACACCAGACCAGGCATAATGTTTGCAGAATGGGATTTGATAGGTATACCTTGCAGAATTAACATAGGACCTAAAGATTTGGAACATAATTTAATCGAAATCAAGATTAGAAAATCACCAAATGAGTCAATAAAGATTCCTATAGAATCAGCCTCACAAGAACTAATAAAAATTTTGAATAATCTATAA
- a CDS encoding PD40 domain-containing protein: protein MNIRKENLILVMLFFLAIFSYFTQATAQPNIDKNQSIAKEFNIKIYECDNNTYEGQKVIETIQNNLLSIHKFKITKVSEKDKRKNIYNKFLRKNNFDYMVSIQVKHLQDDLYEINFTIENSDDLLDKVSFSGSIKDITRISHIISDRIYETSTGNKGIFNSRLAYVVKKNNIFELQIADHDGKNHQIALRSLKPITSIRWSPDGSKILYVSFETGRAITYMHDLFTSNRVIIADQKGSNSSPSWSPDGEKIALTMTETGLSQIYILDVSTNSFRRLIKSSACDTEACFSSDGKNIIFASDRSGSYQIYSTDLYGQNITRLTFDGDYNGSPVALPNKNMIIYVKKVNDAFNIYALDLSSKKEELITSGRNDQSPSISPNGEYLTYSYINKQGINSIAQISLFNSQIKIIQDKSNYEIFDPSWGPIIK, encoded by the coding sequence ATGAATATTCGTAAAGAAAATTTGATATTAGTAATGTTATTTTTTCTAGCCATCTTTTCATATTTTACTCAAGCAACTGCGCAACCCAATATAGACAAAAATCAATCAATAGCGAAAGAGTTTAATATTAAAATATATGAGTGTGATAACAATACATATGAAGGGCAAAAAGTTATAGAAACAATACAAAATAATTTATTAAGCATACATAAATTTAAGATAACAAAAGTTTCAGAGAAAGATAAAAGAAAAAATATTTATAATAAATTCCTAAGAAAAAATAATTTCGATTATATGGTGTCTATACAAGTAAAGCATTTACAAGATGATCTTTACGAAATCAATTTCACCATTGAGAATTCAGATGATCTATTAGATAAAGTATCATTCTCTGGATCAATCAAAGATATTACAAGAATATCTCATATAATCTCCGATAGAATATATGAAACAAGCACCGGAAATAAAGGTATTTTTAATTCACGGTTAGCTTATGTAGTTAAAAAAAATAATATTTTCGAATTACAAATTGCAGATCATGATGGAAAAAATCATCAAATAGCCCTTAGGTCGTTAAAGCCAATAACATCAATAAGATGGTCTCCAGACGGAAGCAAAATTCTTTATGTAAGTTTCGAAACTGGTAGGGCAATAACATACATGCATGATTTATTCACATCTAATAGAGTTATTATAGCAGATCAAAAAGGAAGCAATAGCTCTCCATCATGGTCTCCAGACGGTGAAAAAATAGCTTTAACTATGACAGAAACTGGCTTATCTCAAATATACATATTGGACGTTTCAACAAATTCTTTTAGAAGACTCATTAAATCATCAGCATGTGATACAGAAGCTTGTTTTTCTTCTGATGGGAAAAATATCATATTTGCAAGTGATAGAAGCGGTAGTTATCAAATATATTCAACTGATTTGTATGGTCAAAATATAACAAGACTTACTTTTGATGGAGATTACAATGGATCTCCTGTAGCACTCCCTAATAAAAACATGATCATTTATGTCAAAAAAGTTAATGATGCTTTTAATATATATGCTCTAGATTTATCATCAAAAAAAGAAGAATTGATTACGTCTGGTAGAAACGATCAATCTCCATCCATATCACCAAATGGGGAATACCTAACCTACTCTTATATCAATAAACAAGGAATAAATTCTATAGCTCAAATATCACTATTTAATTCACAAATAAAAATAATTCAAGACAAATCAAATTATGAAATATTTGATCCTTCTTGGGGGCCTATAATTAAATGA
- a CDS encoding OmpA family protein yields MKNRSTNIISSYIKKSIAVLIMILSTSTITSCSFYEFYHGAKINKTNKIMKETQVFFDSCSYIIPDEYITEIENFVFPILDKHSLKIKIIGNTDQNGGVEYNLALGQRRAYAVYKILKVLGISDDQIEVISLGKTNSILDHSNNEEYLSKNRRVDIICYK; encoded by the coding sequence ATGAAAAACAGATCAACTAATATAATTAGTTCATACATAAAAAAAAGCATTGCTGTTCTTATAATGATTCTATCAACCAGTACAATAACATCTTGTTCGTTCTATGAATTCTATCATGGCGCCAAAATAAACAAAACAAACAAGATCATGAAAGAAACTCAGGTGTTTTTTGACAGCTGTAGCTATATTATTCCTGATGAATATATAACAGAAATAGAAAATTTTGTATTTCCAATATTAGATAAACATTCTTTAAAAATAAAAATTATTGGTAATACAGATCAGAATGGAGGAGTAGAGTACAACCTTGCCCTAGGGCAAAGAAGAGCTTATGCAGTATATAAGATACTTAAAGTTTTAGGAATTAGTGACGATCAAATTGAAGTTATAAGTCTTGGTAAGACAAATTCTATATTAGATCATTCTAATAATGAAGAATATTTGTCAAAAAATCGACGAGTTGACATTATATGTTATAAATAA
- a CDS encoding alpha/beta fold hydrolase, protein MIATEINNYKLYYNKIGKGKPIVMVHGSLCDSRYWKKQIDVFSSFFEVYSINLRHYWPNDCNSNYENFSVKQHSNDLITFIKKIIDRPVYLLGHSRGGAISIETAIKEPSIVDKLILADPGGFKIEGMVNIFDERDDFRLRSSKLVLENKKEEGLQLFIDTVSGQNTWARMVSWFKQMVHDNAKTLIAQSKEPPFILNIENLSNISMPTLLIGGSLSPSPYPEILDKLQQIIPNNTRINIIGSSHGMNIGNPKVFNSSVCNFLMKN, encoded by the coding sequence ATGATCGCAACAGAAATTAATAATTACAAATTATATTACAATAAAATTGGCAAAGGGAAACCTATTGTTATGGTACATGGTTCATTATGTGATAGCAGATACTGGAAAAAACAGATAGATGTTTTTAGTAGCTTCTTCGAAGTATACTCAATAAATTTGAGACATTACTGGCCAAACGATTGTAATAGTAACTATGAAAATTTCTCTGTAAAGCAACATTCTAATGACTTAATAACTTTCATAAAAAAAATTATTGATCGTCCAGTTTATTTATTAGGACACTCGAGAGGTGGTGCCATATCAATAGAAACAGCAATTAAAGAACCAAGTATAGTAGATAAACTTATACTTGCAGATCCTGGAGGATTTAAAATAGAAGGGATGGTTAACATTTTTGATGAAAGAGATGATTTTAGACTTAGATCAAGTAAATTAGTCCTTGAAAATAAAAAAGAAGAAGGTTTGCAGCTATTCATTGATACAGTAAGCGGACAAAATACCTGGGCAAGAATGGTAAGTTGGTTTAAACAAATGGTACATGATAATGCAAAGACTCTCATTGCACAGTCTAAAGAACCCCCTTTTATTTTAAATATAGAAAATCTTTCCAATATATCAATGCCAACTTTATTAATTGGAGGATCATTAAGCCCAAGTCCTTACCCAGAAATACTGGATAAATTACAACAAATTATACCTAACAACACAAGAATAAATATTATTGGATCTTCGCATGGTATGAATATTGGAAACCCGAAGGTATTTAATAGTAGTGTTTGTAATTTTTTGATGAAAAATTAG